One part of the Lycium ferocissimum isolate CSIRO_LF1 chromosome 8, AGI_CSIRO_Lferr_CH_V1, whole genome shotgun sequence genome encodes these proteins:
- the LOC132066789 gene encoding LOW QUALITY PROTEIN: cytosolic sulfotransferase 12-like (The sequence of the model RefSeq protein was modified relative to this genomic sequence to represent the inferred CDS: deleted 1 base in 1 codon) codes for MITSQTSPQIPPKYLQEDDLSEECKKLLFILPKEKGWIGSCIYNYQGFWTSPRLIQGVIACQQQFQAQDSDIILVTTPKSGTTWLKALLFALINRLLHPIFEQNHPLLVKNPHDLVPFLELKLYVDGQVPNFSSFTSPRLFSTHLPYASLPKSVQDSRTKLVYLCRNPRDTFISMWHFSNSLRLHHLDTNSIEEMFDLFCKGVSLYGPFWNHILDYWKESIEKPDKVLFLMYEEIKEQPKIQLKRLAEFLECPFSIEEENCGVVDEILRLCSFENLSNLEVNTNGKLSTGEENKMFFRRGEVGDWKNYFSTKMSEKLNHIIEQKFQGSGLRFLYT; via the exons ATGATAACAtctcaaacttctccacaaattcCTCCCAAATATTTACAAGAGGATGACCTAAGTGAAGAGTGTAAGAAATTGCTCTTCATCCTACCAAAAGAAAAGGGATGGATTGGATCCTGTATCTACAATTACCAAGGTTTTTGGACATCACCAAGATTAATCCAAGGTGTGATTGCATGTCAGCAACAA TTTCAAGCTCAAGATAGTGATATCATCCTTGTTACAACTCCTAAATCAGGAACCACTTGGTTAAAAGCACTTTTATTTGCTCTAATAAATCGATTGTTACACCCTATTTTTGAACAAAATCACCCTTTACTAGTCAAGAACCCTCATGATCTTGTTCCATTCTTGGAACTTAAACTCTATGTTGATGGCCAAGTCCCTAATTTTTCATCCTTCACTTCACCTAGACTTTTCTCAACTCATTTGCCTTATGCTTCATTACCAAAATCTGTCCAAGATTCAAGAACCAAACTTGTTTACTTATGTAGGAATCCTAGGGACACTTTTATTTCTATGTGGCATTTCTCAAACAGTTTAAGACTTCATCACCTAGATACCAATTCCATTGAAGAAATGTTTGATCTTTTTTGTAAGGGAGTGAGCCTTTATGGTCCGTTTTGGAATCATATATTGGATTATTGGAAAGAAAGTATAGAAAAGCCTGACAAAGTACTTTTCTTGATGTATGAAGAAATTAAAGAGCAACCAAAAATTCAGCTTAAACGCTTAGCTGAATTCTTGGAATGCCCATTTTCAATAGAGGAAGAAAATTGTGGAGTGGTGGATGAAATATTAAGACTCTGTAGCTTTGAGAATTTAAGCAATTTGGAGGTGAATACAAATGGGAAATTGTCAACCGGAGAGGAAAATAAAATGTTCTTTCGTAGAGGGGAAGTTGGAGATTGGAAGAATTATTTCTCTACAAAGATGAGTGAGAAACTCAATCATATTATTGAGCAAAAATTCCAAGGGTCTGGATTAAGATTTTTGTACACTTGA
- the LOC132066219 gene encoding uncharacterized protein LOC132066219: protein MTKERRAQIYLATHKNQDGVYVNEAAKEICEKIELALSQSTIDESQISRNDAVGKVLGEEHSGRVRCLGLGPVPSKVFKQARPRFSGTSASRSEGSCSSQCQQNHKKMINAQEKMMNAFVIYDNEKKGDFGFFVSMKSAPSDAASGSLSPMDARRSCGDSNPSDNR, encoded by the exons ATGACAAAGGAAAGACGAGCACAAATATACCTTGCTACTCATAAGAATCAAGATGGAGTATATGTTAATGAAGCAGCAAAAGAAATATGC GAAAAAATTGAGTTAGCTTTAAGCCAAAGCACCATAGACGAGTCTCAAATTTCGCGAAATGATGCCGTCGGCAAGGTGCTAGGAGAAGAGCACTCTGGGAGGGTGAGGTGCTTGGGATTAGGACCTGTCCCCAGTAAAGTTTTTAAACAAGCAAGACCTCGTTTCAGCGGTACAAGTGCTTCAAGAAGTGAAGGTTCATGTTCGTCCCAATGTCAACAGAACCATAAGAAAATGATAAATGCTCAGGAAAAAATGATGAATGCTTTCGTGATATATGATAATGAAAAAAAAGGAGACTTCGGGTTCTTTGTGTCAATGAAGTCGGCG CCAAGTGATGCGGCGAGTGGATCCCTTTCGCCCATGGATGCAAGAAGATCATGCGGTGATAGTAATCCTAGTGACAACCGTTGA
- the LOC132066221 gene encoding uncharacterized protein LOC132066221 encodes MPRFKRLQKKQNSVQSVSHPVAESGPSFLQSTPCLPTHPTMSFRATTHLAPSFQPTSQATPTFQPASQPSRSVHSISHPAPMDQAAPQPAPAVHPASQPSRSVHSTSNLASTDQDSPQPSLSVHSTSHLASTDQDSTQPAPTVQAASKKRSRSHWIVDAIDSEENIRKLRVKVNEVINLTCEERIVVDFDYLDEPFGDGRGLLSRFCGILACDCSLFPINFEKWLSLPISYFNRVFDQIIKPKFFFRTTESVAMGHVYKSIGKKWAANKNNLWKTHEDLLKSKTEIIESVPDGIPRDQWISFVDYQYKDSTKAMRLRNAENRKKQTIPHTGGSKANATRRAEMVSKLTCYVIISM; translated from the exons ATGCCAAGGTTCAAGCGTTTGCAGAAGAAGCAAAATTCAGTTCAGTCAGTATCTCATCCAGTTGCTGAATCAGGACCTTCTTTTCTTCAATCAACGCCATGCCTGCCAACACATCCGACCATGTCATTtcgggcaacaacacatctggCCCCATCATTTCAGCCTACATCGCAGGCGACTCCAACATTTCAGCCGGCATCACAGCCGTCTCGATCAGTTCACTCAATATCCCATCCAGCTCCGATGGATCAGGCCGCACCACAGCCGGCTCCAGCAGTTCACCCAGCATCACAGCCATCTCGGTCAGTTCACTCGACATCAAATTTGGCTTCGACAGATCAGGACTCACCACAACCATCTCTGTCAGTTCACTCGACATCACATTTGGCTTCGACAGATCAGGACTCAACACAGCCAGCTCCAACAGTTCAGGCCGCATCCAAAAAGCGTTCTAGGTCGCATTGGATTGTAGACGCAATAG ATTCAGAAGAAAATATCAGGAAACTCAGAGTGAAAGTTAATGAAGTGATCAATTTAACGTGTGAAGAACGTATTGTGGTTGATTTTGATTACTTGGATGAACCATTTGGAGATGGACGCGGCCTTCTTTCACGCTTTTGTGGAATTTTGGCATGTGACTGCTCTTTATTTCCAATCAACTTTGAGAAATGGTTAAGTTTACCTATTTCATACTTCAACCGCGTCTTCGATCAAATTATAAAG CCCAAGTTCTTCTTTAGGACAACCGAGTCAGTTGCAATGGGACATGTCTATAAATCTATTGGAAAGAAGTGGGCTGCAAATAAAAATAACTTGTGGAAGACACATGAAGACCTGCTTAAAAGTAAAACTGAGATTATTGAAAGTGTGCCGGATGGGATTCCACGTGATCAATGGATTTCTTTTGTTGATTACCAATATAAAGATTCAACAAAG GCAATGCGATTAAGAAATGCTGAAAATCGAAAGAAACAGACTATACCACACACAGGCGGCTCCAAAGCTAATGCTACGAGAAGGGCTGAAATGGTGAGTAAATTAACTTGCTATGTAATTATTTCTATGTag
- the LOC132066790 gene encoding cytosolic sulfotransferase 12-like: MTISQTSQPLPPKYLQEDDLSEECKKLLSILPKEKGWIESYIYNYQGFWTSPRVIQGVIACQQQFQAQDSDIILVTTPKSGTTWLKSLLFSLVNQMKHPIFKQNHPLLVQNPHDLVPFLERRPYVDGQVPNFSSFTSPRLLSTHLPYASLPKSVQDSRTKLVYLCRNPSDTFISMWHFSNSLRLGYLDTNSIEEMFDLFCKGVSLHGPFWNHVLDYWKESIKKPHKVHFLMYEEIKEQPKIQLKRLAEFLECPISIEEENGEVVDEILRMCSFENLSNLEVNINGKLSTGPENKLFFRKGEVGDWKNYFTIEMSEKLNHVVEQKFQGSGLKFLYT; this comes from the coding sequence ATGACAATATCTCAAACTTCTCAACCACTTCCTCCCAAATATTTACAAGAAGATGACCTAAGTGAAGAGTGTAAGAAATTGCTCTCTATCCTACccaaagaaaaaggatggaTTGAATCATATATCTACAATTACCAAGGTTTTTGGACATCGCCAAGAGTAATTCAAGGTGTGATTGCATGTCAACAACAATTTCAGGCTCAAGATAGTGATATCATTCTTGTTACAACTCCTAAATCAGGAACCACTTGGTTAAAATCACTTTTATTTTCTCTAGTGAATCAAATGAAACATcctatttttaaacaaaatcaCCCTTTACTTGTCCAAAACCCTCATGATCTTGTTCCATTTTTGGAACGTAGACCCTATGTTGATGGTCAAGTCCCTAATttttcatcctttacttcaccTAGACTCTTGTCAACTCATTTACCTTATGCTTCTTTACCAAAATCAGTGCAAGATTCAAGAACCAAACTTGTTTATTTATGTAGGAATCCTAGCGACACTTTTATTTCGATGTGGCATTTCTCAAACAGTTTAAGACTTGGTTATTTAGATACCAATTCCATTGAAGAAATGTTTGATCTTTTTTGTAAGGGTGTGAGCCTTCATGGTCCGTTTTGGAATCACGTGTTGGATTACTGGAAAGAAAGCATAAAAAAGCCTCATAAAGTACATTTTTTGATGTATGAAGAAATTAAAGAGCAACCAAAAATTCAGCTTAAACGCTTAGCTGAATTCTTGGAATGTCCAATTTCTATAGAGGAAGAAAATGGTGAAGTGGTGGATGAAATATTAAGAATGTGTAGCTTTGAGAATTTAAGCAATTTGGAGGTGAATATAAATGGGAAATTGTCAACTGGACCGGAAAATAAATTGTTTTTTCGTAAAGGGGAAGTTGGAGATTGGAAGAATTATTTCACAATAGAGATGAGTGAGAAACTCAATCATGTTGTTGAGCAAAAGTTCCAAGGATCTGGATTAAAGTTTTTGTACACTTGA